Genomic window (Mya arenaria isolate MELC-2E11 chromosome 16, ASM2691426v1):
taaaaaatatatttcttaaactttttattatcttttatactGGCTCAAACCAGCCATATAACAGAAATATGATAGGAAGAAAATTCCAATTTATGACAAAAATGGACTTAAgtctttattgaaacaggccTCTGGattttattaagttataattAATCGATTGATtgtgttaattatattttaaaagtgttatcattgtttaataatttttaacattatttttaaaatatgttaaatgtttttatttaaaatgtatgtttatttatttcttgcTTTTCCATGTTAATGTGTAAATAAAGAGGGtaaaaatgtcttatttctaaaaaatcaatgttttctcAATAAGGCGGTtcatgaaaatatgattttctattcgattcatgaaataaaatatgaccttacactgaaataaacaaatatcctttatttataccactagaccacttttaCCCTGGTGAGGATCGAATCCACATCCTCATGGTTGAGAGATAAACAtctatatcactagaccactctcaccctggtgggaataGAATCCACATCCTCATGGTTGAGAGATaaacatctataccactagaccactctcaccctggtgggaatcaaATCCACATCCTCATGTGTGAGAGATAAACATCCATaactagaccactgtcaccctgGTCGGGATCGAATCAACAACCTCATGGGTGAGAGATTGACATctatacaactagaccactctcaccctggtgggaataGAATCCACATCCTCATGGTTGAGAGATaaacatctataccactagaccactctcaccctggtgggaatcaaATCCACATCCTCATGTGTGAGAGATAAACATCCATaactagaccactgtcaccctgGTCGGGATCGAATCCACATCCTCATGGTTGAGAGATAAACATCCataactagaccactctcaccctggttgggatcAAATCAACAACCTCATGGGTGAGAGattgacacctataccactagaccactctcacccttaaATAAGAAAGGCATGCAACAAATAAGCAATATCTCATACCTGACTAATCTTTGGGCCACATACTGATGAAGGTTGGTAAACTTTGCTGACATGTTCGCCAGTGCTGCTAGACAGTTGGTGTGAAGGTACTTGTCCTGAAACAAAAGGGTCATACTGTAGCCTATGGTATAATACAGGTTAATTTGGTTTgatttaaaggcctagtttaaggcttctataagtgaccctcccccaaacatgtgtatttgtacacaaccacttattgatcttaatcttattgcctaattgtcttatcagatttCCTAtatgagtatcctgctgtgcagtttgggatgttttattatagaaatggacccttaatggccctgagccaataaacgaatacacaggaaattggcccctactgtgacaccagtgtaATTAGCAGGAAATGCACAGCaagggattatcatgccaatcATTCCTTAAACTGCTTTAAAATTGTGGGAAGAATGAGTAAATAATAATCTACCATAACTGTGTTAAAAACACCACACTGGggaaatattattcataaatgtacataatatatttctcttttattttttatcctaAATATTTAGACATGATATTGTATGCACATTTATCACTGCATATCTTCTCTGTCATATATCTTTCACATATATCTTTTGTTCACAATTGTCTTATTCGCATATTTTTCGGATGTGTCACCTGATGAATTATTTaatgtcgacattatagctgttagattgccattttatttatttatagacaataatgttgccatttaactttcaagtgtaggtggcatttgaactctccagacaaaaattaacaacgaaaattaacaaagggtaataattctaaaaatatggaagcaatagtaacagttcttgtgcactgcacttgccttCAATGAgatttatatatgaaatttcAATTTGATCCCACTGACAgtttacaagatatgccccggacaagtgAAAACGGGACGCGGATGCCACCGCCCCTGACGctgccgacaaaagtaacccctatatgttgcctagtcaggcgacacaaaaagtgCCTTCTCTCtggggttttatgtttaaatggaatagccctcaCTGGTTTACAAGCATTTATGCATATATTGGCTCATGCCGAgacaaaaagttaaaaagttgtcaaaacggtcatttttgtgagagtgcagctttaacataaaAGAATGCATCTGGAGTCAAATCAATGCAATAAAGTGTTTAAGACATTATAAGGTTATTACAAGTTTATCATATGATAAGTGAATCACCTAACTTAAGAAATTACTTGAGTTAGGAAATgaattaagatgttttataaataccagCTCACAACTAGTAATTCATTCAGTCAGATCTAGATCTGCCCTTACCCTCATACGAGCTATATTGAACTGTATTGTTCGTATAACAACCAGAATCAGTAAACCACCCAGCGAGATCTCCCCTTACCCTCATACGAGCTATATTGAACTGTATTGTTCGTATAACAACCAGAATCAGTAAACCACCCAGCGAGATCTCCCCTTACCCTCATACGAGCTATATTGAACTGTATTGTTCGTATAACAACCAGAATCAGTAATCCACCCAGCGAGATCTCAGACATCTGTCTCTCTTTAAACCATGGCACATTCTTCAGGCTctgaaaaaataagaaatgaaatatttcgtGTTTAAATATTACGCATAGTTAAAAGGTAGAGTCAAACCTGGTCATATGGCCACCTGGTTTAAAAGGCCATAAGGCCACCTGTTTTAAAAGGCCATTAGTCCACCTGTTTTAAAAGGTCATCTGTATTATCTGGCCACTCCAAATTCCTTCCGTAtgtttttacaattgttttgcTTATAATGATATTCATAATAAGAAAGTACCTAAGATCGATTTGAAGTTCACCCCTTGCCCAGTATACCTAGACTTCTGAGGTCAGAGATGGTGAAgtctttttattatttcctacctttcttgtttttctttcagGGAACAGCCAGCCACTGTCGAATCCAGACGCCCCACGCTGTATATACCTTTGTTGTTTATCTTTCAGGGAACAGCCAGCCACTGTCGAGTCCAGACGCCCCGCTACCTCCTCTTACTAACCAACCACGTAAGTTATATTATTTGACGTATGAGTATGAGGCCCGTTTCAATATGTCTTAGATGAAGATGAAGTCTTAGTCATAAACTTAACGCTGCTTAAGACGGTGTGTGTATACCACCTGATAAATTTGCGTCGTAAATGCTAGTCGGAGGgcattattttgctttgaatgaagactttaaacaaagataactactatttattcaccattttaaatgatagaTAGCACAGTCTATGCTGCTTACAGAGTCCGGCCTTCagtcttttaccaaagtttgattgataGTTAAGGTTTTGAAAACACTTTCACCTACTCTGACAAACATATTCACAAAAGCGCTGTCTGatagagcactgtcaaaacattagtttggaaacggctttgttgaaatgtttgaggaaactaatcacctaatcaaactctggttataaaacttattttgatGACAGGTATATGaccagggatgtgatttgtccgcggaattccgcggatctaatggggaattccgcggatctaatggccccaaggacaccccccccccctatttttttgttgatttacaAAGTCACTAgagtgcttttggttgttagagTTGTTATCCCAGTATGTTACAAATTTGAAGTTAGAAGAACCCTCAAAGAGCTTCTGAACAGCCAGTTTTTCTTtacggcagtgtgcttttgaccccaaaaagTGCCCCAAGGACCCATagccgaaatggtttcagccctgcagttgccaggtcaatcacatccctgatgATGCTGTTCTCATGAAACTTATAACACATGTTGCCAATGAAATTGTTCATACTTTCTACAGCCCCGGAGTTTTGGTGCACAATCTCCTACTTCGAGTTAGATCAGCAAGTCGGAGAAACATTTAAAGTCCCGTACAGCTGTAGTACGGTCACAGTTGACGGTTATACCGATCCGTCGAGTCTCGACAGATTTTGTCTCGGACAACTTTCAAATGTCCATAGATCTGAAGCCAGTGAAAGAGCCAGGTAAGTAAACCAGCTAGAGAACTTCTAAATTTAGATATGAAGGCAGTGAAGGAGCCTTGGTAAAAGGTAAAAGGTGGTAAAACTTCTGAAGTAATTTCTTAAACCAAAGTTAATCTCCTAACATTTTCATGGtcaatttcaaagaaaagtattagtatttttaacattcaaatatgcattttaataaaatcattgcaaatgaagattttcatgtatgtttaagttattttatcatatgataAAACTTAAAGAGAGATTGAGTTAGGAACAGACATTTTATGAATACTTGCCTTGCTGTGAAAACTACGTGAATTACTTAATGCAGCCATTATGAGGTGCGGGCAGACCCTtgtaaactcaacaacaacatttgagacttaccgtaaatgactggttataggACACACGTTTtcccctcagatttcgatgtaaaaaaatgcctgcgtcttacaaacagtaacaagcttttgacattttttttctgaggttGATTTCAGGACATAAATGGGTCTTTAAGTCGCTCTGCCTTTAaactgtttaacataccaatagtACAAATTGTTGCGATAATAGTCTTGTTTTTTTTCGCTCTTTGCCACATTCTTTATACTTTCCTGTagatgttgacattttgagaacaaacgcGTACAATATAAGGATTTTGCTTTACAAAACTTCATTTAGGACAGGTTATCATTTACGATACACcgaagaaataatattttgctttgtattagTATTGCATGGTTTAAATTAACCATCaccattttcatgaaaaaaaattgtcactgtcaaacatttttttcaatgcgtctataaaacataacattgattaaaagtttttttctcaagtttttcacaattgtttttgcctgcgtcttataaccactatcgtcttataaccagtcatttacggtactaGTATATTcatagaatataatttaaatttccaCCCTATTTTTCCAGGCTACATATAGGGAAGGGAGTACAGCTGGACTATCGGGGCGAGGGTGATGTATGGATCCGGTGTGTTAGCGACCACAGTGTGTTCGTACAGAGCTATTACCTCGACAGTGAGGCAGGGAGAGCCCCTGGGGACGCTGTTCATAAGATATACCCTAGCGCTTACATCAAagtatgtttgtaaaaattACCTTGATTATCTACAGTCAAACTCCGTTGCCTTAAACTCCCTGGGACCGACGAAAATACCTCAAGCCAAGTAGGATTGTTTGCCGTCAGTATAAAGGAATTTGgtccttaaaggcctagtttaaggaatgtttggcatgataatcccctgctgtgcatctcctgctaattgcattggtgtcacagtaggggccaatttcctgtgtattcttGATTGTCTCAAGgacatttagggtccatttctataataaaactttcaaaactgcacagcaggattctcagatcagagatctgataatatggatcaaggcaagtacattaagatcaataaacagaggttgtttACTCTACACAGTTTGAGTGGGGGTCTCTtaagaaggcttaaactaggcctttaacatcTAGTTTGAGCCAACCAGGAATTTGACCCAAGCAAGTTTGAGAGACTGTGTATTAaaatttctttcatattttttttcataccaAAATTCTGAAAAAAGTATGCTTTCGTAGAAATTGATTAGCAGGGAATTGTGAAAAACTGGTTAAGTTTTTGGTTTAGTTAAAGTTGGGCAAAATATCatctgattggtcaatatttatccgaAAATTGATATTAACAAATGAACTCATTTGAACATGCAAACAAGCGTAAAGATAACCTGTGGAGAACTTATCCAAGTCTTGTACAATTTGCTGCTGTTCCTTTAActtaagaataattatattttaaccttaataaAAGTAATTCTCACTGTTCCCACTTGGATTTTACAATACCACATGTGCTTATGAAATGTAGTTAATTTGGTTCTTTATATCACTTTTGTGTATGTTTGCTAAATGACATCTTCAtgtgattatttaaattatagcAATCATTTGCTGTTGCAATATTTTGATCATCTTTGCAATAAagataattgttgttgttgacaatgaaacatgtatatacacatgtataaaaggATAAAATTGTGTCCATAGTTTGCACAAGATAGaccaataaaacataaatgcatCCCAATAATTGCatgaaattgaatataatttgtatattaatatcaaggataataattgttatgttatttcCGCAGGTATTCGACATTCGTCAGTGTCATCGCCAAATGCAACAACAGGCCGCTACAGCCCAGGCAGCGGCTGCGGCTCAAGCTGCGGCAGTCGCTGGAACCGTCCCCGGTCCAGCGTCCGTGGGTGGAATAGCCCCGGCAGTTGGTTATTTAATGCTGAGTTCAGTAACTGGTATGATACTTCATAACAGATGCTAGTCTTAGGTTCCTAAAGTGATTAAAACAGAGCTACAGATTACCAAGTATCTACCATGGCTGTTCGTTTAGGATatgttcatcccaacccgagggtttggatgaacctataTTATTAAggcggccatggtagatgctttttcctTTTCCTCAGTTAaccaaaatatagtaaaaatgtttgttttttgttggaaatcttttgtgcatagtgatcaagactgttgacaaatgatcagatcgcagattttcatatttcctctccaaaattgatgttttatgcatttttcttaaaccggtttaagccataaaaaattaattttggaatggaaatatgaaaatctgcgatctgatcttttgtcaacagtctttcatcactggtttgcagatatttacgcaaacatttgctaattccaaaaaaaaaaaaagttgtaaaaatggtatatctgtgagagtgcagctttaaaaaagagctacagattataagtatctttcatggccgctcgtttaagatatgttcatcccaATCTGCGCGAAGGGTGTTGtaggtaaacctcgtttctgcAGAACACCCTGCACGAGGGTTGGAATGAATCAAACACCCTGCACGAGGGTTGGAATGAATCAATCTTACGCGAGCGGCTATTGTAGAtactttttctcccatctcattTAGACAAAATATGGTAAAAAGTTTTAACTATGAATCTTATTTGTGCGTAGTAAAAAattattcacatatatatatatatatatatatatatatatatatatatatatatatatatatatatatatatatatatatatatatataattgcatttactTTTAAGTGCGTTTTCttgaatataaacacaaatcagcaattaaatacattcaaattatttcttttggaagtatatggaaaaatatgtaactgaaaagtaagtttatatattaaaagctAGCACTCAACACATGGTATTGTTTTAAACTGTGTGCTGTATTTTCAGTGTTGGGTATGGAAAGGAAATTTGATagacatatattataaataaaatgtgtatttcaggCCTAAAGGCGACAAGTATTCATGTTGATGATTGACAGCAACTCTGTATTCTGTGTCTTAAATTAGTTAAGGGTTCGGACCCTTGGTGCGTccgtaaatattataaaaaataattaaattttaatttaaagaaaaataacaatatttttatgttccaaacatgaatataaatgataaaggcacatgaataaatttgattaaaaatatttgttggtaaataaatttgattaaaattatttgttggtaaataaatttgattaaaaatatttgttggtaaattttcaaaaaatgtattacaCCAGGAGGTTGAAAGTTTTCAGGAAGAAGCTTTCTAAATACAAGCCCTGAAAATGATAACTTTTTCTCAAGTTTAAGTGAAGCACCAGTTATAGGCGTAAGATATATACTATGACTTTGTATTTCAGGGCTGACTTTTGTTAAAGGATAGGTTCCAGGATACTTTCACCATGGTATAAgttgtatgttttgtgttttaggCGGAAATCTGTGTAAAATGAATGCAGCTACTACTATTTTACATCACAGTTTTGAAAAGGGCTTGTAAGGTCTTCAATACATTTCAGGCCTAAGTGCTCAGGGATGTGATGTGATctaatgcccccccccccaaaaaaaaaaataataaaaaataaataaatattttttttattttttttagctgattAAAAAAGATACTAGTGTGCTTTTGATTGTAAGGGTTGATATACCAGTTTGCTTCCAATTTAAAGTCAGAagaaccctcaaaagagcttcttaaaagccagtttttcttctacggcagtgtgctttgaccccaaaagtgccctaagaacccatggccgaaatggtttcagccctccagctgccaggtcaatcacaacCCTGATGCTGCAGCAGGTATTGGTGTAGGTGACTTTCACCAACGATTATTCTATGTCACAGTTCTGTATAGGGCTTGTAGGTATAAATCCTCGATACATTTCAGGCCTGAGTGCTGCAGAAGGTATTGGTGTAGGTGACTTACACCAACGAT
Coding sequences:
- the LOC128221720 gene encoding mothers against decapentaplegic homolog 4-like, which encodes MVKSFYYFLPFLFFFQGTASHCRIQTPHAVYTFVVYLSGNSQPLSSPDAPLPPLTNQPPPEFWCTISYFELDQQVGETFKVPYSCSTVTVDGYTDPSSLDRFCLGQLSNVHRSEASERARLHIGKGVQLDYRGEGDVWIRCVSDHSVFVQSYYLDSEAGRAPGDAVHKIYPSAYIKVFDIRQCHRQMQQQAATAQAAAAAQAAAVAGTVPGPASVGGIAPAVGLSAAAGIGVDDLRRLCILRLSFVKGWGPDYPRHSIKETPCWIEVQLHRPLQLLDEVLQAMPLNESRVNRGYFLG